The genomic segment CCAGTCTCAAAGAAAGTGCTGAATCAGCATCTTCGGCAGATGACAAAAGACGGACTCATCACTCGTACAGACTTCGCCGGCAAGGTGCCGCGGGTGGAATACTCGTTGGCGAACCCTATCGGGTACTCGGTTTTGGAACTGCTCAAGGCGATTGCTGAGTGGGGAGACAGACACTACCCACAGATGAAAGACGACGAAACTGGCGTCGCGTCGAGAGGTTGAATGTGGGTGGAAGAATGCGCTCCGCTATTGATCTACGAGAGCGAAAAGCCCTGGGATGAAGTACCTTCGCGCTCTTTTCTTTCCAGAATAGCCAACTGGAGGCACGACACTCGCATCTCATCGCGCACGCGATTCGCGGAGTAACTCCTTACGGATCAGTTGTGGTGGCGCGTTGGACCTCTCTGAGCCAATGGCACACCGATGAATCTACTTTGAGCGTCCTGAGGATCGAAGCTCAACCCGGTGGAAATCTTCTCCTTTTATTCGCCTATACTGGTCATGATGTTCCATGCTCCTTCAGGCCTTTATCCGTTTGTTGTTGCGTGCAAGGAATGCCGACGGAACATCCCTGCGCCGGTGGAAACTCTGCCGGACTCCTGGATCATTGCTAAATGCCCGCTGTGCGAGGAGCAACGCCGCTACTTGCCCACAGACATTTTCCAAGGACGACTTTCGCATGAACTCGTTGGGAAGTTTCGGCGCGCTGGAGACGTCAAATGGGCGAGATGAAGCGGGCAATCGCCCGCGAAGAACAGGACCGTCGGAATCAGGATCGCTTCGCCAGCACCGTCGTCATTGCCGCGTCGATCATCGCGGCTGTTCGTTTGGCGCGAGACGATATCGGATATTCGTCTCCTCGCGTCTATGCGGCCATTTCTGACAGCGTCAGCTTGGCACGGAAGATCTTGCAACGAGTGATCGGTGGATGAACTCGCTTCGGTGCGGCCTACATTTGGTCCGATTCTTCCACGATCAGGTAGTGAGAACCGGGGGGCTGTGTTGAATTCTTGGTCCAGAATTTGGTCCAATTGCGTGCCGTAGAGGCTCCGATCGTTCCTCTTGGCTCCTGTCTACTCCGTTGAAAACATGTGTACTCCGAGGTTTATCATTCGGCTGTTAACCGAAGGGTTGTAGGTTCGAGTCCTACCTGAGGAGCCAATCTTCATGTTCTAAGCTATTTAATTTCAGTTATTTATAGATAAGAAAACCTGCCAGTGTAAACAATTATTACAACAATTGTTTTTCTCTGTATGAGCGCTTCGGGTGCCATACCCCCACCCTTCATTTCGCGAGTGTATACACGCGAGCAGGCGTTGCGGTCTGGGAGCGCTTTCGATAGGACTATTTGACCCCCATATCCCCCTACGCTGCTCGTTCCCGCGCTTGGCGTTCGACTCCATGCGTCGCGAGAGCACCTATCGATGCTAAGCATGGTTCAAAACGAGAAGGTACAGTACGAGCAACGCAAACAGCGCCGTAATCAGGACACACTGCGCAGCCAATGTCCAGTTCGCCTTGGTTTGGAGTGCGCCGTGGATGCTCTCAAGCGCATCCCGCCATCGACGGTTTCGGCGAAGATAGAACGTGATAACGTGCTCATCCGAAAACTCTTCAGAGGAGAGTTTTGACAGGTCTGTCGCTTCTCGCATCTGGTTGACAGACTCGAATGGAACGATAATGTCTTTGACGCGGAGCGCAACCGCCGACAAGATTACTGCGACCAGAGAAAGGGCGGGCGGCAGCACCACCACGAGAACTTTCAGACCTCCGGCCTTCATGAGCGCGACCACATAGCCGTCTTTGAAAAAGCTGGCCACGGCTGCCAGCACTATGCCGCCAACAGTCGCGGTCCCCTGAGCTTTAGCATCGATTCCTGAGAAGCTCTTGTAATAGTCGTCATATTCTTTGGCAGCTGCATCGCAGGCGCTGATTGCAACACTGACCTTATCCGCCATGGGCGTGCTCCGAAACGTTCACCTTTTCTTCGCGGCTTTCTTCGCGGCCTTCTTCGCGGCTTTCTTCGCGGCCTTCTTCGCGGCCATCTTCATGGGCTTCCTTGCAGCGGCCTTCTTCGCCCCACGCCGTGACACCGGCGTGAATATCGGGGTGTCATGATCATGCAGGTAGCAGTAGAGACTCCCCTCGGAAGCGAGTCTCTCGCACCGAGCGCCTGATAGCGTGTGGCCAAGGCAAATGATCGCCATCCGACGTTGACTGTCCTCTGTGAGATTTTATGTAACCTTTGTACCTCAGTGTGCACGCCTCTGCAATGGCGTTCGTGCATCGGGCTCTATGGGGTGACTCTCATGTGCTAACGTCCCCCTACATTGCATGCGGTCCGAGTGCGATACGATTGAGGCAATCTTCAGACGCCCCACCCGACCTATCGAGCAGGAAACATTATGTGCAGACTTCCATATCTGATCTTGGTTGCAACTGTCCTTATCTCACCAGCAACCGCCTTCGGTGCGGCATGAACGCGGTGTAAGCCATGAAGAGTTCGGGATGCGGAGGGCCGCACCAATGGGACATAAATAACGAAGAGTCTTGTGTCGACGCGACTATGCTTTATCCGACTCGGAGGTAAATGGTGACAATCGTTGCCGGATTCAAGTGCGATGGGGGCATCGTTCTTTGTGCTGACACTCAGGAAACGGCAGGCGCTGCAAAGAAGAACGTCACGAAACTGCAAGTCCACCACGGTTTCTTTAACCCGTTGTCGGGGGAAAAGGATCGGCGATTCGCCGCTGCGTTTTGTGGGGCCGGGGACGGACCTTTCATCGACAAACTCTTGAATGAAGTTTGGGCGGCCATTAGGTGGTGTGAATCGCTTTCCGACGCATGTGTGATTGCCGAGTCAAAGATCAAAAGCACGTATGAGGAGTACGGAAGAATCTTCCAGAACGGCCTTTGCCCGCAAGTCGACTTGCTGTACGGGATCACGATGGACGAGTTTAGCTGCCTTTTTTCGGCGACCGGTCCCGTTGTAAATGACGTGACCGACTACATCTCAGGCGGCGCAGGTTACTACCTATCCGATTTCATAGCCAGCAGAATGTATTCGCCAAGTATGAACGTAAAGCTGGGCGTCACTCTGGCTGCATACATCCTCCTCCAGTGCAAGGAACACGTCGAGGGCTGCGGCGGTGAAAGCCATATCGCGGTTCTCAGAGAGAGCGGAAAAAGTGGTTACGTAGCGACCTCCATCGTCCAAGAGATAACTGATTTTCTCTACGAGTCGGATCCTGAAATCGGCAAGTTCCTGCTGTCCGTAGCTGACCTTGATGTGTCACAGACTTGTCTCAATAAGCTGACCAAGGATCTTACAAAAACGCTCACATCGAAGCGCGCTTTTCACATCGACCGACTCGGGAAGTACCGCCAGTTCCTACGGGCTAACGACGAGCAGTTAGGGCTAACCAAAGAGCGTGATGAGCTGAACATAAGCGAAGATCATCTTGGCATATAGGAAACCATTGGGGCCAGCATCCGGCCAGCGCGCTGTTGGGCTCGGGCGCGGGTTTGAACGCCCAAATCGCCTCCGGCTGCACGGCGGGCCCGTACAGCGTGAGCAAGGGGAATGTAAGGCGGGCCAGCGTTCGCCAGCCCGCTCTGTTGCTACTCTGCCTGAACCGCAGAGCGGGTAGTGATCTGCTCCCGCTCGCCTGCACTTTTGCCGATACGCTGCTCCAGCTTCGCCGCATCGATCCCTTTGCCCTTGGCGTAGGCTTTGAACTGCTCAAGCGTACAGGGGTTTCCGTCGATCATGAATCGCGTCTCACGCCCGTTCCGTTTGAGCACCCGCGTTTCGGGTGGTTGCATTGCCGCTCTCGGGAGCGCGTCAATCAAGGCCAATTCCAACTGATGAAGTTCCTCGCAATCTGCGCCGCCGAGGCGGGTGAGTTCGACGCTTCTCATCATGTCCTCGACGATGTCCACATGCTCTCTTGCCATGAAACAGTTCCTCCTTGGAGCGTTGCCCGTCAGATAGTGACGGA from the Occallatibacter riparius genome contains:
- a CDS encoding Ntn hydrolase family protein — its product is MVTIVAGFKCDGGIVLCADTQETAGAAKKNVTKLQVHHGFFNPLSGEKDRRFAAAFCGAGDGPFIDKLLNEVWAAIRWCESLSDACVIAESKIKSTYEEYGRIFQNGLCPQVDLLYGITMDEFSCLFSATGPVVNDVTDYISGGAGYYLSDFIASRMYSPSMNVKLGVTLAAYILLQCKEHVEGCGGESHIAVLRESGKSGYVATSIVQEITDFLYESDPEIGKFLLSVADLDVSQTCLNKLTKDLTKTLTSKRAFHIDRLGKYRQFLRANDEQLGLTKERDELNISEDHLGI